Proteins from one Synechococcales cyanobacterium CNB genomic window:
- a CDS encoding response regulator, translating into MSRSTDRSITVLVAEDDADDRLITREAWDEADLDNDLRFVEDGEELLDYLFRRGRYAAVDAAPRPGLILLDLNMPKVDGRDALREIREHETLRCVPVVVLTTSGAAEDVAWAYDTGANSYMRKPSTYSGLSETVKAIGRYWLEHAELPIDGCDGGAGSESDKRSSR; encoded by the coding sequence ATGTCGCGAAGCACAGACCGATCGATCACGGTCCTCGTCGCCGAGGACGACGCCGACGACCGCCTGATCACGCGCGAAGCGTGGGACGAGGCGGACCTGGATAACGACCTTCGGTTCGTCGAGGACGGGGAGGAACTGCTGGACTACCTGTTTCGCCGCGGGCGCTACGCCGCGGTGGATGCGGCTCCTCGGCCCGGACTGATCCTGCTCGACCTGAACATGCCGAAGGTGGACGGCCGCGATGCTCTGCGCGAGATCCGAGAGCACGAGACGCTCCGTTGCGTTCCCGTGGTGGTGCTGACGACCTCCGGCGCGGCCGAGGACGTGGCGTGGGCGTACGACACCGGCGCGAACTCGTACATGCGAAAACCTTCGACGTATTCCGGGCTTTCAGAGACGGTGAAAGCCATCGGCCGCTACTGGCTTGAGCACGCGGAACTGCCGATAGACGGCTGTGATGGAGGCGCAGGCTCAGAGTCCGATAAGCGTTCTTCTCGTTGA
- a CDS encoding HAMP domain-containing histidine kinase: MEAQAQSPISVLLVDDDEDMLVLVRAWLDDVEPGRYLVEWATSADEARRVIGEDRYDAYLIDYRLGAETGIDLLREIAAALPDRPAILMTGQGGRSVDREALEAGATEYVQKDAASAVTLERAIRYAMAQKCAQRLERERRSLQEAARAMERVLAVVAHELRTPLTSMRLMSEYLLTPNARDEAEMEHFLSSIHGETVRMTETVNNVLEAARFDSGLARWHWGTVRVADAVEQALETVRPQVNHSSVEVVSSVRPPDLRMQGDADAIRRLVMNLASNSAKHTREGRIEVRATETTDAAERRVLIEVLDTGSGMPEHIVRQLGTAFALNSGMVGSAASHGTGLGLAICKGIAAAHGGTMRVLSREGKGSRFVVEMRADLEAPAAVAEGVQIIREAA; the protein is encoded by the coding sequence ATGGAGGCGCAGGCTCAGAGTCCGATAAGCGTTCTTCTCGTTGACGACGACGAGGACATGCTCGTCCTCGTGCGCGCGTGGCTGGACGACGTCGAGCCGGGGCGGTACCTGGTCGAGTGGGCAACGTCCGCGGACGAGGCCCGGCGCGTCATCGGCGAGGACCGGTACGACGCGTACCTGATCGACTACCGTCTGGGGGCTGAGACCGGCATCGACCTGCTGCGCGAGATCGCCGCCGCGCTGCCGGACCGACCGGCGATCCTGATGACCGGCCAGGGCGGGCGGAGCGTGGACCGCGAGGCACTGGAGGCCGGCGCCACCGAGTACGTCCAGAAGGACGCGGCCAGCGCGGTCACGCTCGAACGGGCGATCCGCTACGCGATGGCCCAGAAGTGCGCCCAGCGCCTGGAGCGCGAGCGGCGCTCGCTGCAGGAGGCGGCAAGGGCGATGGAACGCGTGCTCGCCGTCGTCGCCCACGAACTCCGCACGCCGCTGACCTCGATGCGGCTGATGTCGGAGTACCTGCTCACCCCCAACGCACGCGATGAGGCGGAGATGGAGCACTTCCTCTCGTCGATCCACGGCGAGACGGTGCGGATGACGGAGACGGTCAACAACGTGCTGGAGGCCGCACGGTTCGACAGCGGACTGGCACGGTGGCACTGGGGAACCGTGCGGGTCGCGGACGCGGTGGAGCAGGCGCTGGAGACGGTGCGGCCGCAGGTGAACCACAGCTCGGTGGAGGTGGTGTCATCGGTCCGGCCGCCCGACCTGCGGATGCAGGGCGATGCCGACGCCATCCGTCGGCTGGTGATGAATCTGGCGAGCAACTCGGCGAAGCACACGCGCGAGGGCAGGATCGAAGTGAGAGCGACGGAGACGACCGACGCCGCCGAGCGTCGAGTCCTCATCGAGGTGCTCGATACCGGCAGCGGGATGCCCGAGCACATCGTGCGGCAACTCGGGACGGCGTTCGCGCTGAACTCGGGGATGGTCGGCTCGGCGGCTTCGCACGGAACGGGGCTGGGGCTGGCCATCTGCAAGGGGATTGCGGCGGCGCACGGCGGGACGATGCGCGTACTCTCGCGCGAGGGCAAGGGGTCAAGATTCGTCGTCGAGATGCGCGCTGACCTCGAAGCGCCGGCGGCGGTCGCCGAGGGCGTGCAGATCATCCGAGAAGCGGCATGA
- a CDS encoding PAS domain S-box protein: protein MQAGLGTGEARPSAGSRLRRSWLVPSLIAAIGLGATLVVHGVLVSRERGIAISQFQTDATRRAAAIDAELSDAVEALYAVRAFYEASEFVEPDEFARFAGEILSRRSTVLALDWAPRVPGDRAEEFVASARKAAGEEYAIVQNDGTGAMVRAESRPVYAPILYTVSVPPARALIGFDHASEAALLSAMEMSAWRDAPVASARRDVVRLAQGIGDRGGVTVFLPVYDSDAIPSDEHQRLGAVAGFLAATVRLSDLLSASLRDVPTGQIEVHLFDRLPGGSQELLYSTNPAAVTRVDSPDPGLTEGMRQVVHYSTLGRDWAAVFVARSIKPYYSQGRASSWALGCGFVLTTLALVYVQSLRVANARAESLVVQRTRELRERGERLRAILHTAPDAVIVADGRGVIETVNPATERMFGYCAEELIGRELTVLMPERLRELHRAGMRRYQQNGSGRTVGGGVLRTYGLRKDGLEFPIELSVGEVRLGDRRQFTGIIRDVTERKRAEDAIQSMNAELEERVQRRTEELQRMVDELAQFASIASHDLQEPLRKVLVFGDRLRQQYEGTLGDKGKDYLARMLNAADRMSSLLNDLLELSRVTSKGRPFERVDLGAVVREVLTDLEVALQESGGVVEVGDLPSIDADSTQMRQLFQNLLSNALKFRSDVRRPLVTISAESPVQAGSGGDSRCRLVVRDNGIGFDAKYSSVIFEPFHRLHGRSEYEGSGMGLAICRKIVERHGGRIVAEGTAGEGATFVIELPTRQQASGEDPCREAQTDRSRSSSPRTTPTTA from the coding sequence ATGCAGGCAGGACTTGGAACGGGCGAGGCGAGGCCATCGGCTGGGAGTCGGCTGCGGCGTTCGTGGCTCGTACCTTCCCTCATTGCGGCGATCGGTCTCGGCGCAACGCTGGTCGTGCACGGTGTGCTGGTGTCGCGTGAACGCGGGATTGCGATCTCGCAGTTCCAGACCGACGCTACGCGACGCGCAGCCGCGATCGACGCGGAGTTGTCCGACGCCGTGGAGGCCCTGTACGCCGTCCGCGCGTTCTACGAGGCATCCGAGTTTGTCGAACCCGATGAGTTCGCGCGATTTGCCGGAGAGATTCTGAGCAGGCGCTCGACGGTGCTCGCGCTGGATTGGGCGCCGCGCGTGCCGGGGGATCGAGCCGAAGAGTTCGTCGCTTCGGCCCGCAAGGCCGCCGGGGAAGAGTACGCGATCGTGCAGAACGACGGCACGGGCGCCATGGTGCGTGCCGAGAGCAGGCCCGTTTACGCCCCGATCCTGTACACCGTGTCGGTGCCGCCAGCGCGTGCGTTGATCGGGTTCGACCACGCTTCGGAAGCAGCGCTCCTGTCGGCGATGGAAATGTCGGCGTGGCGCGATGCGCCGGTTGCGAGCGCGAGGCGGGACGTTGTCCGCCTGGCGCAGGGCATCGGCGACCGCGGCGGCGTGACGGTCTTCCTTCCGGTCTATGACAGCGATGCGATCCCGTCGGACGAGCATCAACGGCTCGGGGCTGTCGCCGGGTTCCTGGCCGCGACGGTGCGTTTGAGCGACCTGCTCTCGGCGTCGCTGCGGGACGTGCCCACGGGACAGATCGAGGTTCACCTGTTCGACAGGCTTCCCGGGGGCAGTCAGGAGCTGCTGTATTCGACGAATCCGGCTGCGGTCACGCGGGTGGACTCGCCGGATCCGGGTCTCACGGAGGGGATGCGGCAGGTCGTCCACTACTCGACGCTCGGCCGCGATTGGGCCGCGGTGTTCGTCGCGCGCTCGATCAAGCCGTATTACTCGCAGGGTCGCGCATCATCGTGGGCGCTGGGGTGCGGCTTCGTGCTGACCACGCTCGCGCTCGTGTACGTGCAGTCGCTGCGGGTGGCGAACGCCAGGGCAGAGTCACTGGTCGTGCAGCGGACGCGCGAACTGCGCGAGCGCGGCGAGCGCCTCAGGGCGATCCTCCACACAGCGCCGGACGCCGTGATCGTCGCGGACGGGCGCGGCGTCATCGAGACCGTCAACCCGGCGACCGAGCGGATGTTCGGGTATTGCGCCGAGGAACTCATCGGGCGAGAACTGACGGTGCTGATGCCCGAGCGCCTGCGGGAACTGCACCGTGCCGGGATGCGGCGCTACCAGCAGAACGGGTCGGGACGGACGGTCGGGGGGGGAGTCCTTCGTACCTACGGCCTGCGGAAGGACGGGCTGGAGTTCCCGATCGAGTTGTCGGTCGGCGAGGTTCGGCTGGGCGATCGGCGGCAGTTCACCGGGATCATCCGCGACGTGACCGAGCGCAAGCGTGCCGAGGACGCGATCCAGAGCATGAACGCGGAACTCGAGGAACGGGTGCAGCGGCGCACGGAAGAGCTGCAGCGGATGGTGGACGAGTTGGCCCAGTTCGCGTCGATCGCGTCGCACGACCTCCAGGAGCCGCTGCGGAAGGTGCTGGTCTTCGGCGACCGTCTGCGCCAGCAGTACGAGGGCACGCTGGGCGACAAGGGCAAGGACTATCTGGCCCGGATGCTGAACGCCGCGGACCGCATGTCGTCGCTGCTGAACGACCTGCTCGAACTGTCCCGGGTGACATCGAAGGGTCGGCCGTTCGAGCGGGTTGACCTCGGCGCGGTCGTGCGCGAGGTGCTGACGGACCTGGAAGTCGCGCTGCAGGAGTCCGGCGGGGTCGTTGAAGTGGGAGACCTGCCCTCGATCGACGCGGACTCGACGCAGATGCGCCAGTTGTTCCAAAACCTGCTCTCGAATGCTTTGAAGTTCCGCAGCGACGTCCGCCGGCCGCTCGTGACGATCTCGGCCGAATCCCCTGTTCAGGCGGGGAGTGGGGGTGATTCCCGGTGCCGACTCGTGGTTCGTGACAACGGGATCGGGTTCGACGCGAAGTACTCGAGCGTGATCTTTGAGCCGTTCCACCGGCTGCACGGCCGGTCGGAGTACGAAGGTTCAGGGATGGGGCTGGCGATCTGCCGAAAGATAGTTGAACGGCACGGGGGCAGGATCGTCGCGGAGGGAACGGCTGGCGAGGGGGCGACATTCGTGATAGAACTGCCGACGAGGCAGCAGGCATCCGGGGAAGATCCATGTCGCGAAGCACAGACCGATCGATCACGGTCCTCGTCGCCGAGGACGACGCCGACGACCGCCTGA